In the genome of Salinispirillum sp. LH 10-3-1, one region contains:
- the gpmI gene encoding 2,3-bisphosphoglycerate-independent phosphoglycerate mutase translates to MSAKKTVALFILDGFGYSETSKSNAIEAANTPTWDHLWSTYPKTTIKTSGLAVGLPEGQMGNSEVGHMNLGAGRVVYQNFTRITKDIDDGDFFTNEALVGAVEAAKAVNGAVHILGLASPGGVHSHDDHLIAMMELAAKHGVEVYVHAFLDGRDTPPRSADATLVRLQKRADELGVRGVASLVGRYYAMDRDNRWDRVQKAYDLLTQGIADNVASTPSDGLKAAYEQDKDDEFCPPTAIVPAGKTAAVIKDGDAVVFMNFRPDRARELTNAFVQDDLTDMPRAVRPALSRFVTLTEYAADIPAVVAYPPTALTNTLGDYVSQQGKTQLRIAETEKYAHVTFFFSGGEEKEYAGEDRILVPSPDVATYDLKPEMSAPEVTAKLVEAIKSRKYDLIVCNYANGDMVGHTGKFDAAVKAVEALDVSLKAITEALLEVDGECLITADHGNVELMVDPETGGAVTSHTIFPVPLVYVSNRAAGKQLKEGGLSDIAPTLLTLMGDAIPAEMTGKSLLV, encoded by the coding sequence ATGTCGGCGAAAAAAACAGTGGCCTTGTTCATTCTCGATGGTTTCGGCTACAGCGAAACTTCTAAATCGAACGCTATTGAAGCAGCGAACACACCTACGTGGGACCACCTGTGGTCTACCTACCCTAAAACCACCATCAAAACTTCCGGTTTAGCGGTTGGGTTACCAGAGGGGCAGATGGGCAATTCTGAAGTTGGGCACATGAACCTGGGTGCCGGTCGGGTTGTTTATCAGAATTTCACGCGCATCACCAAAGATATTGATGATGGCGATTTTTTCACCAACGAAGCGTTAGTGGGTGCCGTAGAGGCCGCCAAAGCCGTGAACGGCGCAGTACACATCTTGGGCCTGGCCTCGCCCGGCGGCGTGCACAGCCACGATGACCACCTGATCGCTATGATGGAACTGGCTGCCAAACACGGCGTAGAAGTCTACGTACATGCTTTTCTGGACGGACGCGACACACCACCGCGCAGCGCTGACGCCACCTTGGTTCGCTTGCAAAAACGCGCCGATGAATTGGGTGTGCGCGGCGTGGCCTCACTGGTGGGTCGCTATTACGCCATGGACCGTGACAACCGTTGGGACCGTGTGCAGAAAGCCTATGATCTGCTCACCCAAGGCATCGCAGACAATGTGGCCAGTACCCCGAGTGATGGCTTAAAAGCCGCCTACGAGCAAGACAAAGACGACGAGTTCTGCCCGCCAACGGCCATCGTGCCGGCCGGAAAAACCGCCGCCGTGATCAAGGACGGTGACGCCGTGGTGTTTATGAACTTCCGTCCAGACCGCGCCCGCGAACTGACCAATGCGTTCGTGCAGGACGACCTGACCGACATGCCGCGTGCCGTGCGCCCAGCGTTGTCGCGCTTCGTCACGCTGACGGAATACGCCGCCGACATCCCGGCCGTTGTGGCTTACCCGCCGACGGCCTTGACCAATACGTTGGGCGACTACGTTTCACAGCAGGGCAAAACTCAGTTGCGTATTGCTGAAACGGAGAAGTACGCGCACGTCACCTTCTTCTTCAGTGGCGGTGAGGAGAAAGAGTATGCTGGTGAAGACCGCATTCTGGTGCCGTCGCCTGATGTCGCTACTTATGACCTGAAACCGGAAATGAGCGCGCCCGAAGTGACCGCCAAACTGGTAGAAGCGATAAAATCCCGCAAATATGACCTGATCGTCTGCAACTACGCCAACGGCGACATGGTGGGTCACACCGGCAAATTCGACGCCGCCGTGAAAGCGGTAGAGGCGCTGGATGTCAGCCTGAAAGCTATTACTGAAGCCTTGTTAGAGGTGGATGGCGAATGCTTGATCACTGCCGACCACGGCAACGTCGAGCTTATGGTAGACCCTGAAACGGGAGGCGCTGTCACCTCGCACACGATCTTCCCCGTACCCTTGGTGTACGTTAGCAATCGTGCGGCGGGCAAGCAGCTGAAGGAAGGCGGTCTGAGTGACATCGCGCCGACCTTGCTGACGCTGATGGGCGATGCCATTCCGGCTGAAATGACGGGCAAAAGCTTACTCGTATAG
- a CDS encoding DUF3185 family protein has product MNNKTVAIVLIVVGLILLFLAYQSSQSLDDQVAEAFTGRFTESTTWYLILGAAASVAGVGMLVFGKASHR; this is encoded by the coding sequence ATGAATAATAAAACTGTAGCTATTGTGCTGATTGTTGTTGGTCTAATCCTGCTTTTCTTGGCGTATCAGTCGTCCCAAAGTCTGGATGATCAGGTTGCAGAAGCCTTTACTGGGCGTTTTACTGAATCTACCACCTGGTACTTGATACTGGGTGCCGCTGCTTCGGTGGCTGGTGTAGGCATGCTGGTGTTTGGTAAGGCATCACATCGTTAG
- a CDS encoding FAD-dependent monooxygenase, producing MKTPYDIVIIGGGLVGFAFLLALPERLQQRTLLLDGAEQPDGQTPSPSFDDRGTALSRRSLELLAHMGVLSELAPHLGAMHDIEVSQQGYWGTTRLTSAEAYGAVANNRQLGHALWQRAKETAAECRFQQFVSGITPGIEQSRVHFTDGSEVDAHLVVLADGGRSGIATHLGIGQQHHDYGQTAIVFNLEREQPAGGRAYERFTSDGPRALLPLAGRRQTVVWTIPTNTLETHLNWSDHTWKRQLLHCFGHDQGAVTAVSARAHYPLHWRQSRELVRHRLALIGNSALSLHPVAGQGFNLHLRSLVALADALATAVDPGDIAHLQRWQAESHIDQQRIAMACHGLVSMFAYPQASAAHARGLSLAGLDLAPMLKRWITQYAMGYTQ from the coding sequence ATGAAAACACCTTACGACATCGTGATCATTGGCGGCGGATTGGTTGGATTTGCCTTCTTACTCGCCCTCCCGGAGCGCCTTCAGCAGCGTACGCTCCTGCTGGACGGAGCGGAACAGCCGGACGGACAAACCCCCAGCCCCAGCTTTGATGATCGCGGTACCGCGCTCAGTCGACGCAGTCTCGAATTACTGGCGCACATGGGTGTCTTATCCGAACTCGCACCGCATCTGGGCGCCATGCACGATATTGAGGTCAGTCAACAGGGCTATTGGGGCACTACACGCCTGACCAGTGCTGAAGCCTATGGTGCCGTAGCCAACAATCGCCAGCTGGGCCATGCCTTATGGCAGCGCGCAAAGGAGACTGCCGCTGAATGTCGTTTCCAACAGTTTGTCAGCGGCATCACCCCCGGTATCGAGCAATCACGGGTGCACTTTACCGACGGCTCTGAGGTTGACGCTCATCTGGTGGTCTTAGCGGATGGCGGACGCTCCGGGATCGCTACGCACCTCGGCATTGGTCAGCAACACCACGACTATGGTCAGACCGCCATCGTATTCAATCTAGAGCGCGAGCAGCCCGCTGGCGGACGTGCCTATGAGCGCTTCACATCGGACGGCCCGCGTGCCTTGTTACCGCTGGCTGGCAGGCGACAAACAGTGGTGTGGACTATTCCCACAAACACACTGGAGACTCATTTGAACTGGAGCGACCACACGTGGAAACGCCAGCTCCTACACTGTTTCGGCCATGACCAAGGGGCTGTTACAGCAGTTTCTGCACGTGCACACTACCCGCTGCACTGGCGGCAAAGCCGCGAACTGGTGCGCCATCGTTTAGCCTTAATCGGCAACAGCGCGCTCAGCCTCCACCCCGTCGCCGGGCAGGGCTTCAATCTGCACCTGCGCAGCCTGGTCGCGTTAGCCGACGCCTTGGCAACGGCCGTTGATCCTGGAGATATTGCGCACTTGCAACGCTGGCAGGCCGAGAGCCACATTGATCAGCAGCGCATTGCCATGGCCTGTCATGGCTTGGTCAGCATGTTCGCCTATCCGCAGGCCAGTGCGGCCCACGCTCGAGGACTAAGTCTGGCCGGGCTTGATCTCGCGCCCATGCTTAAACGCTGGATTACGCAGTACGCCATGGGATATACGCAATGA
- a CDS encoding rhodanese-like domain-containing protein has protein sequence MMQFFAFISENWMLASAWLAFFFLLIISESARGGKGLTPQEVTIKVNNESAVVLDVRKNEDFRKGHVPNAINIPSAVIKDRLSELEKHKAKPIIVVCQTGTTAGSAGAELRKAGFTEVYRMKGGLMEWQASSMPLVKS, from the coding sequence ATGATGCAATTTTTTGCTTTTATCTCCGAAAACTGGATGCTCGCCAGCGCCTGGCTGGCGTTTTTCTTTTTGCTGATTATTTCTGAGTCCGCCCGTGGCGGCAAAGGCCTGACGCCGCAAGAAGTGACCATCAAGGTCAACAACGAAAGTGCCGTGGTGCTTGATGTGCGCAAAAACGAGGACTTCCGTAAGGGCCACGTACCGAACGCCATCAACATCCCGTCTGCGGTGATTAAGGATCGCCTGAGCGAACTGGAAAAACACAAGGCTAAGCCGATTATTGTGGTTTGCCAAACAGGCACCACTGCAGGCTCGGCTGGTGCAGAACTGCGCAAGGCTGGCTTCACTGAAGTCTATCGCATGAAAGGCGGCTTGATGGAGTGGCAAGCGAGCAGCATGCCGCTGGTGAAATCCTAA
- a CDS encoding FAD-dependent monooxygenase — protein sequence MTHQAAKETDTDILVVGGGMVGAALCLGLKGLPWRVTIADGRIPDDTPVPALTHDSEFDQRVSALSLSSERWLKDLGAWQDMHPSRLGPYDTMHVWDADGAAGVTLSRDDAQLTHLGHIIENRTIECALWHQLSGWPDLQRQLGQPVIDAQFDEKKHWHVRFADQSTTTTKLLLIADGANSPLRSALGFQTREWDYLHHAVVATVTHTESHRRVARQAFHRQGPLAFLPLATDHTSSIVWSMVPEEVERFMHASPADQAKALELGMRGALGVVTMASSVRRFPLRQRHATQYIMPGAALVGDAAHSIHPLAGQGANIGLLDAQAMVSLLTEAAAHNIPLEEELLLRRYQRQRKSDNLLTMAGMEGLQHLFAADHHWVHWLRNRGMQWFNQQPMLRRAAVTMASRLMD from the coding sequence ATGACTCATCAAGCGGCAAAAGAGACAGACACGGACATTCTTGTTGTTGGTGGTGGCATGGTCGGGGCAGCCCTGTGTCTGGGCTTAAAAGGGCTGCCATGGCGCGTCACCATTGCGGATGGCCGCATTCCAGACGACACACCGGTGCCCGCCCTTACCCATGACAGCGAGTTCGATCAACGCGTCAGTGCGCTATCACTCAGTAGCGAGCGGTGGCTAAAAGATTTAGGCGCTTGGCAGGATATGCACCCCTCTCGCCTAGGCCCCTACGACACCATGCACGTATGGGATGCCGATGGTGCTGCAGGTGTGACCTTGTCACGCGACGATGCCCAGCTGACTCACCTCGGGCATATTATTGAGAATCGCACCATAGAATGCGCACTCTGGCACCAACTCAGCGGCTGGCCAGACTTGCAGCGCCAACTAGGCCAACCGGTAATTGATGCGCAATTTGATGAAAAAAAACACTGGCATGTGCGCTTTGCCGACCAAAGCACCACAACCACCAAGCTGCTGCTGATTGCCGACGGTGCAAACTCACCCTTACGCAGCGCCCTAGGCTTTCAGACCCGCGAATGGGATTATTTGCATCATGCCGTGGTGGCGACCGTTACGCATACCGAATCACACCGGCGCGTTGCCCGCCAAGCGTTTCACCGTCAGGGCCCGCTGGCTTTCTTGCCGCTCGCCACCGACCATACCTCATCCATTGTATGGTCCATGGTGCCCGAAGAAGTAGAGCGATTCATGCACGCATCGCCAGCGGATCAGGCCAAGGCTTTAGAACTTGGGATGCGCGGCGCATTGGGCGTGGTCACCATGGCGAGCAGTGTGCGACGCTTTCCCTTACGACAACGCCATGCAACGCAATACATCATGCCTGGCGCGGCCTTGGTCGGCGACGCCGCACACAGCATCCATCCGCTGGCGGGCCAAGGTGCTAACATTGGGCTGCTGGATGCCCAAGCCATGGTGAGCTTGTTGACAGAAGCGGCGGCGCACAACATACCGTTGGAAGAAGAATTGTTATTGCGCCGCTACCAACGCCAGCGTAAATCCGACAACCTGCTGACCATGGCAGGCATGGAAGGCTTACAGCATTTGTTTGCCGCTGATCACCACTGGGTGCATTGGTTGCGCAATCGCGGGATGCAGTGGTTCAACCAGCAACCCATGTTGCGCCGGGCAGCCGTGACAATGGCGAGCCGTTTGATGGATTAA
- the secB gene encoding protein-export chaperone SecB: MSEAPKTRFGIQRIYIKNSSFEAPNSPSIYRSPWQPKVKVDLNTKATSLGEDAYEVLLRLTVTAELEEKVAFLAEIEQACIVTAGGFEPAALDQMLGAYVPSLLFPYAREAIDSLVVKGSFPAVMLAPVNFDVLYQQTKQQKDNTEAAH; the protein is encoded by the coding sequence ATGTCAGAAGCACCTAAAACGCGTTTCGGTATTCAGCGCATCTACATCAAAAACAGCTCTTTTGAAGCGCCAAATTCACCGTCGATTTATCGCTCACCTTGGCAGCCCAAAGTGAAGGTAGATCTTAACACCAAAGCAACTTCACTCGGTGAAGATGCGTACGAAGTGCTGTTGCGCCTGACGGTGACTGCTGAACTGGAAGAGAAAGTCGCGTTTCTGGCCGAAATCGAACAGGCCTGCATCGTGACCGCTGGCGGTTTTGAGCCAGCTGCGCTGGACCAGATGCTGGGTGCCTATGTCCCGAGCTTGCTGTTCCCGTACGCACGTGAAGCCATTGACAGCCTGGTTGTTAAAGGCAGCTTCCCAGCCGTGATGCTAGCACCGGTTAACTTCGATGTGCTGTACCAGCAAACCAAACAGCAAAAAGACAACACCGAAGCGGCGCATTGA
- the thiI gene encoding tRNA uracil 4-sulfurtransferase ThiI has translation MKFIVKLFPEIIIKSRPVRLQQLKRLKTNMRIILKAIHPAVRVGGNWDVLEVDAGADCPAAKAIELSDALTRIPGIANFTEAKEYPLGDFDTIAAQSLEAVGDALNGKTFRVRVKRSGNHEFRSVDLERHVGSVLNHNTAAAGVNLKDPDVSVTLEVRKDRLFIVSNRREGMGGYPLGTQEYVATLISGGYDSSVAAWQMMRRGLCTHFIFFNLGGQAHEDGVKEIAHFLWHRFGASHPVTFVSVPFEPVVEEILTQVDNSHMGVVLKRQMMQAADKIAERLGAVALVTGEAIAQVSSQTLINLQVIDRSVDRLILRPLITSDKQVIIDQAKAIGAAAFSEVMPEYCGVISRRPTTRARQHIVEHEEQRMNEDVLQWAIDNAVFESIQDVIRPASAITEVPMGDPTNTAAVVLDVRHPDDVERAPVSVVGHDVQVMPFYRVQSGFAALDQDREYWLYCPKGVMSKLQALQLQDAGYKNVRMCPLDLVQQ, from the coding sequence ATGAAGTTTATTGTAAAGCTGTTCCCAGAAATCATCATAAAGTCGCGCCCGGTGCGCTTGCAGCAATTGAAGCGCCTGAAAACCAACATGCGCATCATATTGAAGGCCATACATCCGGCGGTTAGGGTCGGTGGCAACTGGGACGTGCTGGAAGTTGACGCCGGAGCCGATTGCCCCGCAGCGAAAGCCATCGAATTGAGCGACGCACTAACCCGTATTCCTGGTATTGCCAATTTCACTGAAGCGAAAGAGTACCCACTGGGTGATTTTGACACCATTGCCGCACAGTCGTTAGAAGCGGTTGGGGATGCGCTCAATGGCAAAACATTTCGAGTTCGGGTGAAGCGCAGTGGGAACCATGAGTTTCGTTCAGTGGATCTCGAGCGGCACGTCGGCAGTGTACTGAATCACAATACCGCTGCTGCCGGTGTGAACTTGAAAGACCCTGACGTTTCGGTGACCTTAGAAGTACGTAAAGACCGCCTCTTTATTGTCAGCAATCGCCGTGAAGGCATGGGTGGTTATCCATTGGGTACGCAAGAGTACGTTGCCACGCTGATTTCCGGTGGTTATGACTCGTCAGTTGCGGCTTGGCAGATGATGCGTCGTGGTTTGTGCACGCACTTTATTTTCTTCAATTTGGGCGGCCAGGCGCACGAAGACGGCGTAAAAGAGATCGCTCACTTCTTGTGGCACCGTTTTGGTGCGTCGCATCCGGTGACCTTCGTGTCTGTACCCTTTGAGCCGGTGGTCGAAGAGATTCTGACGCAAGTGGATAATTCCCACATGGGCGTGGTGCTGAAGCGTCAGATGATGCAGGCCGCCGACAAAATCGCCGAGCGTCTGGGCGCCGTAGCATTGGTCACGGGTGAAGCCATTGCGCAGGTGTCGAGCCAAACGTTGATCAATCTGCAAGTCATTGACCGCAGTGTGGATCGATTGATTCTGCGTCCGCTGATTACCAGTGATAAACAAGTGATCATTGATCAAGCGAAAGCCATTGGCGCAGCCGCCTTTTCAGAAGTCATGCCGGAGTATTGCGGCGTGATCAGCCGCCGCCCGACCACCCGCGCGCGCCAGCACATTGTTGAACACGAAGAACAGCGGATGAATGAGGATGTATTGCAGTGGGCCATCGACAACGCTGTGTTTGAGTCGATTCAGGATGTGATTCGTCCAGCTTCCGCAATTACTGAGGTACCGATGGGGGATCCTACCAATACTGCGGCAGTGGTGTTGGATGTACGCCACCCAGACGATGTTGAACGTGCGCCCGTCTCAGTAGTGGGGCATGACGTACAGGTGATGCCGTTCTACCGTGTGCAGTCTGGTTTCGCTGCCTTGGATCAAGACCGAGAGTACTGGTTGTATTGTCCGAAGGGCGTAATGAGCAAGCTACAAGCATTGCAGTTGCAGGATGCGGGGTACAAAAATGTGCGGATGTGTCCGCTGGATTTAGTGCAACAGTAG
- the glnA gene encoding glutamate--ammonia ligase, producing MSEHTLKLIKDNEAKWVDLRFTDTKGKEQHVTIPARYVDEEFFENGQMFDGSSISGWKGINESDMILMPDDSASIMDPFTEDSTVIVRCDIVEPSTMQGYERDPRSVAKRAEAYLNATGLGDVAFFGPEPEFFIFDGVTWDINMAGCSYKIKSEEAAWSTNDQFEGGNLGHRPRVKGGYFPVPPIDSLHDIRSAMCDAMEAMGLDVEVHHHEVANAGQCEIGVKFNTLVKKADEVQVLKYCVHNVAHAYGKTATFMPKPIVGDNGSGMHVHQSFWKDGVNQFAGDQYAGLSETALFYIGGIIKHARSLNAFTNPATNSYKRLVPGFEAPVMLAYSARNRSASIRIPYVASPKAKRIETRFPDPVANPYLAFAALLMAGLDGVKNKIHPGDAADKDLYDLPAEEALAIPTVAGSLDEALQALKDDHEYLTQGGVFTKDMIDAYIELKEGDIERLRMTTHPIEFDMYYSA from the coding sequence ATGTCAGAGCATACTCTGAAGCTGATTAAAGATAATGAAGCCAAGTGGGTAGACCTGCGCTTCACGGACACCAAGGGTAAAGAGCAGCACGTGACCATTCCTGCTCGCTACGTGGACGAAGAGTTTTTCGAAAACGGCCAGATGTTTGATGGTTCTTCTATCTCTGGTTGGAAAGGTATCAACGAATCCGACATGATCCTGATGCCTGATGATAGTGCATCCATCATGGACCCGTTCACTGAAGATTCAACAGTCATCGTACGTTGTGACATCGTTGAGCCTTCTACCATGCAAGGTTACGAGCGCGACCCGCGTTCTGTTGCCAAGCGTGCCGAAGCCTACTTGAACGCCACAGGTTTGGGCGACGTTGCCTTCTTTGGCCCTGAGCCTGAGTTCTTCATCTTCGACGGTGTGACTTGGGACATCAACATGGCCGGTTGCAGCTACAAGATCAAATCTGAAGAAGCGGCTTGGTCTACGAACGACCAGTTCGAAGGCGGCAACTTGGGTCACCGCCCTCGTGTTAAAGGTGGTTACTTCCCTGTTCCTCCTATCGACAGTCTGCATGACATCCGCTCTGCCATGTGCGACGCGATGGAAGCCATGGGCTTGGACGTAGAAGTTCACCACCACGAAGTGGCCAACGCTGGTCAGTGTGAAATCGGCGTTAAGTTCAACACGCTGGTGAAGAAAGCCGACGAAGTACAGGTATTGAAATACTGCGTACACAACGTGGCACACGCTTACGGCAAAACTGCGACGTTCATGCCTAAGCCAATCGTTGGTGACAACGGTTCTGGTATGCACGTGCACCAGTCTTTCTGGAAAGACGGCGTAAACCAGTTTGCGGGCGACCAGTACGCTGGTTTGTCTGAAACTGCCTTGTTCTACATTGGCGGTATCATCAAGCACGCTCGTTCTTTGAACGCCTTCACTAACCCAGCAACTAACTCGTACAAGCGTTTGGTGCCTGGTTTTGAAGCACCGGTTATGTTGGCTTACTCAGCGCGTAACCGCTCTGCGTCGATCCGTATTCCTTACGTGGCTTCTCCAAAAGCTAAGCGTATCGAAACGCGTTTCCCTGACCCAGTGGCTAACCCTTACTTGGCATTCGCTGCCTTGCTGATGGCTGGTCTGGACGGCGTGAAGAACAAGATTCACCCTGGCGATGCGGCTGATAAGGATCTGTATGACCTGCCAGCAGAAGAAGCATTGGCCATCCCAACGGTTGCTGGTTCTTTGGACGAAGCGCTGCAAGCATTGAAAGATGACCACGAATACCTGACGCAAGGCGGTGTATTCACTAAGGACATGATCGATGCGTACATCGAATTGAAAGAAGGTGACATCGAGCGCTTGCGCATGACGACTCACCCAATTGAGTTCGACATGTACTACTCTGCTTAA
- the malE gene encoding maltose/maltodextrin ABC transporter substrate-binding protein MalE, giving the protein MFNSWGRLSALILGVTMAVQGQAFQRDALEIWIGGDKGYNGLAEVGRRFEQDTGIPVFVMTPDDWDDEMDVPERFDKFANTTEGPDIVIWPHDRFGVWINAGLLSEVRPSGQARDKIADFAWDGVQHGSAYYGYPIATEAISLIYNRDLVPTPPTTYEEIIALDRQLRSQGRRALAMHWSETYFMWHLVTAGGGYSWRNEDGNYLLNDVGFKQAGAVDGVRMLRRLMAEGVIEPDDDYGSMQAQFASGEAAMAINGPWGWGDYRGVNFALAPLPGLNATTGPGKPFVGILAAGINAVSPNQAEAVRFIEDYLLSAEGLRTINADRPLGAVVLNEMEAEVNQDANLRVTLQQAEMGEIMPGIPEIGRFWSLWAFELPRMVNGEVDVAQNLNQMAQRLERLDDTKAWRRLHYPSE; this is encoded by the coding sequence ATGTTTAACTCGTGGGGACGTTTGTCAGCCCTAATTCTTGGTGTCACCATGGCTGTTCAAGGACAGGCATTTCAGCGTGATGCGCTGGAAATCTGGATCGGCGGGGATAAAGGTTACAATGGCCTTGCCGAAGTGGGGCGTCGTTTTGAACAGGACACCGGTATTCCGGTATTTGTCATGACACCAGACGACTGGGATGACGAGATGGATGTTCCAGAGCGTTTCGATAAGTTCGCAAACACCACAGAGGGTCCAGATATCGTCATCTGGCCACATGACCGCTTTGGCGTATGGATTAATGCCGGACTGCTGTCTGAAGTGCGGCCTTCTGGGCAGGCGCGGGATAAAATCGCCGACTTTGCGTGGGATGGTGTGCAGCACGGCAGTGCTTATTACGGCTACCCGATCGCGACCGAAGCCATCAGCTTGATCTATAACCGTGATCTCGTACCGACACCGCCGACCACCTATGAAGAAATCATCGCGTTAGATCGTCAGTTACGCAGCCAGGGGCGTCGTGCTTTGGCGATGCACTGGAGTGAGACCTACTTCATGTGGCACTTGGTGACCGCCGGAGGTGGTTATTCATGGCGCAATGAAGACGGTAACTATTTATTGAATGACGTCGGTTTTAAGCAAGCCGGTGCAGTTGACGGGGTGCGGATGTTACGCCGTTTGATGGCAGAAGGTGTGATAGAGCCGGATGACGACTACGGCAGTATGCAAGCGCAGTTCGCCAGTGGTGAAGCCGCTATGGCGATCAATGGTCCCTGGGGTTGGGGCGATTACCGTGGGGTGAATTTTGCTTTGGCACCTCTGCCCGGTTTGAACGCCACCACCGGTCCTGGTAAGCCCTTTGTGGGTATCTTGGCCGCCGGGATCAACGCGGTCAGCCCCAATCAAGCGGAGGCCGTGCGCTTTATCGAAGATTACTTGTTGTCTGCGGAAGGTTTGCGCACCATCAATGCGGATCGCCCATTGGGTGCTGTGGTTTTGAACGAGATGGAAGCGGAAGTGAATCAGGACGCGAACTTACGCGTCACACTGCAGCAGGCTGAAATGGGTGAGATCATGCCCGGTATTCCGGAGATCGGTCGTTTCTGGTCACTGTGGGCCTTTGAATTGCCGCGTATGGTGAACGGCGAGGTTGATGTGGCGCAGAACCTGAACCAGATGGCGCAGCGCTTGGAGCGCTTGGATGACACAAAGGCTTGGCGCCGTTTGCATTACCCTTCCGAATAA
- the grxC gene encoding glutaredoxin 3: MATPSVTLYTTRFCPFCIRAKMLLDHKQVAYTEIGVDMDAAKRAEMTAKAGSHTVPQIWIGEQHIGGCDELYALERAGKLDAMLS, translated from the coding sequence ATGGCCACCCCTTCGGTAACCCTGTACACCACCCGTTTCTGCCCCTTTTGTATCCGCGCCAAGATGCTGCTGGATCATAAGCAGGTGGCGTATACCGAGATCGGTGTTGATATGGACGCCGCTAAGCGTGCAGAAATGACCGCTAAAGCCGGCAGCCACACCGTGCCGCAAATCTGGATTGGCGAGCAACATATAGGGGGGTGCGACGAACTGTACGCTTTGGAGCGCGCCGGAAAACTCGATGCGATGCTATCCTGA
- the trmL gene encoding tRNA (uridine(34)/cytosine(34)/5-carboxymethylaminomethyluridine(34)-2'-O)-methyltransferase TrmL yields the protein MFNLVLFEPEIPPNTGNIIRLAANTGCHLHLIEPLGFAMEDRALRRAGLDYHEWARVQVHANYEAFLQTAQPERLWALTTKGKASFFDGEYQVGDYFILGPESRGLPTELLESLAPEQRCRLPMRADSRSLNLSNTAAIVVYEVWRQLGFPGGQ from the coding sequence ATGTTTAATCTAGTACTGTTTGAACCCGAGATTCCACCTAACACTGGAAATATCATTCGATTAGCCGCCAATACCGGTTGTCACCTGCATTTAATTGAGCCGCTGGGCTTTGCTATGGAGGATCGCGCCTTGCGCCGCGCCGGTTTGGATTACCATGAATGGGCGCGTGTGCAAGTGCATGCCAACTACGAGGCGTTTTTGCAGACAGCGCAACCAGAGCGCCTGTGGGCGTTGACCACTAAGGGTAAGGCCTCGTTCTTTGATGGCGAGTATCAGGTTGGCGATTATTTTATATTGGGGCCAGAATCGCGCGGCCTTCCGACGGAATTGCTGGAGAGCTTGGCTCCGGAGCAGCGTTGCCGGTTACCAATGCGGGCGGACTCGCGCAGTTTGAATCTGTCCAACACCGCTGCGATTGTGGTGTACGAAGTGTGGCGTCAGTTGGGGTTCCCCGGCGGCCAATAG